From Candidatus Methylomirabilis sp., a single genomic window includes:
- a CDS encoding NIL domain-containing protein → MPTTRVTLTFPQALVREPVIWRVSKEFGLVPNIRKAKITEEAGEVVLDFTGTADALDRGMTYLRTLGIRVTL, encoded by the coding sequence ATGCCCACGACGCGGGTGACGCTCACATTCCCCCAGGCGCTGGTAAGAGAACCGGTAATCTGGCGGGTGTCGAAAGAGTTCGGCCTGGTGCCGAACATCCGCAAGGCCAAGATCACGGAGGAAGCGGGGGAGGTGGTCCTGGACTTCACCGGGACCGCTGACGCTCTGGATCGAGGGATGACGTACCTCCGGACGCTCGGAATCCGGGTCACGCTCTGA
- a CDS encoding NIL domain-containing protein → MAKRRVHLTFPGKLADEPLLWKLSQTFDLVFNIRQADYAEGLGWMMTELEGTHANLAAGLRWLEGQGVHVGPIEQDVVH, encoded by the coding sequence ATGGCGAAGCGGCGCGTCCACCTGACCTTCCCGGGCAAGCTGGCCGACGAGCCCCTCCTCTGGAAACTCAGCCAGACTTTCGACCTCGTATTCAATATCCGCCAGGCGGACTATGCCGAAGGGCTCGGCTGGATGATGACCGAGCTGGAGGGAACCCACGCCAACCTAGCGGCGGGGCTCCGGTGGCTGGAGGGGCAGGGGGTGCACGTGGGCCCGATCGAGCAGGACGTCGTCCACTGA